The Pseudomonas sp. G2-4 genome window below encodes:
- a CDS encoding CaiB/BaiF CoA-transferase family protein, translated as MQGPLASLKVLDFSTLLPGPFASLLLADMGAEVLRIESPSRPDLLRFLPPHDQGVSASHAYLNRNKRSLALDLKQPAALEVIEQLLGDYDILLEQFRPGVMARLGLGYEALRAINPRLIYVSITGYGQTGPYKDRAGHDINYLALAGLASHTGRADSGPVPLGIQAADIAGGSLHGVIGLLAAVIARQQTGQGQHLDVSMTDCVFSLNAMAGAGYLACGVEPGWENQMLNGGSFYDYYRTRDGRWMSVGSLEPAFMQALCGALGRPELAAQGLSPQPEQQHALKEALQAEFEKHDFAELCRLFSGIDACVEPVLSLDEALRHPQLQARQVVTQVPRGDGSSQAQMACPLKFSQGLPEPRHMGAGLGAHSDQVLGELGFSVERIAELRRSGVVL; from the coding sequence ATGCAAGGCCCACTGGCATCGCTCAAGGTTCTGGACTTCTCGACCCTGCTGCCAGGCCCGTTTGCCTCGCTGTTACTGGCGGACATGGGCGCTGAGGTGTTGCGCATCGAGTCGCCGAGCCGCCCGGACCTGTTGCGGTTTTTGCCGCCCCATGACCAGGGTGTCTCGGCCAGTCATGCCTACCTCAATCGCAACAAGCGCAGCCTCGCGTTGGACCTCAAACAGCCGGCGGCGCTGGAGGTGATCGAGCAATTGCTGGGAGACTACGACATTCTGCTGGAACAGTTCCGTCCCGGTGTGATGGCGCGGCTGGGTTTGGGGTATGAGGCCTTGAGGGCGATCAATCCCCGGCTGATCTACGTGTCGATCACCGGCTACGGCCAGACCGGACCCTACAAGGACCGCGCCGGTCACGACATCAATTATCTGGCCCTGGCGGGACTGGCCAGCCACACCGGCCGTGCCGACAGCGGCCCGGTGCCGCTGGGGATCCAGGCAGCGGACATTGCCGGCGGTTCACTGCACGGGGTGATCGGGCTGTTGGCGGCGGTGATTGCCCGCCAGCAAACCGGGCAGGGCCAGCACCTGGACGTGAGCATGACTGACTGTGTGTTCAGCCTGAACGCCATGGCCGGTGCCGGTTACCTGGCCTGCGGTGTGGAACCGGGTTGGGAAAACCAGATGCTCAACGGTGGCAGCTTCTATGACTATTACCGCACCCGGGACGGGCGCTGGATGTCGGTGGGCAGCCTGGAACCAGCTTTCATGCAGGCGCTGTGCGGGGCGTTGGGGCGACCGGAACTGGCGGCCCAGGGGTTGTCGCCCCAACCCGAGCAGCAACACGCGCTCAAGGAGGCTCTGCAAGCCGAGTTCGAGAAGCATGACTTCGCTGAGCTTTGCCGCTTGTTTTCCGGGATTGATGCCTGCGTCGAGCCAGTGCTGAGCCTGGACGAAGCCCTCAGGCATCCACAACTGCAGGCCAGGCAGGTGGTGACCCAAGTGCCCCGGGGCGATGGTTCCAGCCAGGCGCAGATGGCTTGTCCGTTGAAATTTTCACAAGGGCTGCCCGAGCCTCGGCATATGGGCGCGGGGCTGGGGGCGCATTCCGATCAGGTGTTGGGGGAGTTGGGGTTTAGTGTTGAACGGATAGCTGAATTGCGTCGCAGCGGGGTGGTTTTGTAG
- a CDS encoding dicarboxylate/amino acid:cation symporter has protein sequence MTTRQPLYKSLYFQVIVAIAIGILLGHFYPQTGVALKPFGDGFIKLIKMVIAPIIFCTVVSGIGGMQNMKSVGKTGGYALLYFEIVSTIALLIGLVVVNIVQPGAGMHIDVSTLDTSKIAGFISASKDQSIIAFVLNVIPNTIVGAFANGDILQVLMFSVLFGFALHRLGAYGKPVLDFIDRFAHVMFIIINMIMKLAPIGAFGAMAFTIGAYGVGSLVQLGQLMICFYITCVVFVLVVLGAICRAHGFSVVKLIRYIREELLIVLGTSSSESALPRMLIKMERLGAKKSVVGLVIPTGYSFNLDGTSIYLTMAAVFIAQATDTPMDLTHQITLLLVLLLSSKGAAGVTGSGFIVLAATLSAVGTLPVAGLALILGIDRFMSEARALTNLVGNAVATIVVAKWVNELDEDQLQTELASGGRGISDVREDDEQIAAAQIAAAETSAPGAVK, from the coding sequence ATGACGACTCGTCAGCCACTGTACAAATCCCTGTATTTCCAGGTGATCGTAGCCATTGCCATCGGCATTTTGCTCGGCCACTTCTACCCGCAGACCGGTGTTGCCCTCAAACCATTCGGTGACGGGTTCATCAAACTGATCAAGATGGTCATTGCCCCGATCATCTTCTGTACCGTCGTCAGCGGTATCGGCGGCATGCAGAACATGAAGTCGGTCGGCAAGACCGGTGGCTACGCGCTGCTCTACTTCGAAATTGTCTCCACCATCGCCCTGCTGATCGGTCTGGTGGTGGTCAACATCGTGCAACCGGGCGCCGGCATGCACATTGACGTATCGACTCTGGACACCAGCAAGATCGCCGGCTTCATCAGCGCCAGTAAAGACCAGAGCATCATTGCCTTCGTGCTCAACGTGATCCCGAACACCATTGTCGGTGCGTTCGCCAACGGCGACATCCTGCAAGTGTTGATGTTCTCGGTGCTCTTCGGTTTCGCCCTGCATCGCCTGGGTGCCTACGGCAAGCCGGTGCTGGACTTCATCGATCGCTTCGCCCACGTGATGTTCATCATCATCAACATGATCATGAAGCTGGCGCCCATCGGTGCCTTCGGTGCCATGGCGTTCACCATCGGCGCCTATGGTGTCGGTTCGCTGGTGCAACTGGGCCAGTTGATGATCTGCTTCTACATCACCTGCGTGGTGTTCGTGCTGGTGGTGTTGGGTGCCATCTGCCGCGCCCACGGTTTCAGCGTCGTCAAGCTGATCCGCTACATCCGTGAAGAACTGCTGATCGTGCTGGGCACCTCCTCGTCGGAATCGGCCCTGCCACGCATGCTGATCAAGATGGAGCGCCTGGGTGCCAAGAAGTCTGTCGTAGGCCTGGTGATCCCAACTGGTTATTCGTTCAACCTCGACGGTACTTCGATCTACCTGACCATGGCAGCGGTGTTCATCGCCCAGGCCACCGACACCCCGATGGACCTGACTCACCAGATCACCCTGCTGCTGGTGCTGCTGCTGTCGTCCAAAGGTGCTGCTGGCGTGACCGGTAGCGGCTTCATCGTCCTGGCGGCCACCCTGTCGGCCGTGGGTACCTTGCCAGTGGCCGGTCTGGCGCTGATCCTGGGTATCGACCGCTTCATGTCCGAAGCCCGCGCCCTGACCAACCTGGTGGGCAACGCTGTGGCCACGATCGTGGTTGCCAAGTGGGTCAACGAGCTCGATGAAGACCAGTTGCAAACCGAACTGGCTTCCGGTGGTCGTGGTATCTCCGACGTTCGTGAAGATGACGAGCAGATCGCGGCGGCGCAGATTGCAGCGGCTGAGACCTCTGCTCCAGGCGCTGTGAAGTAA
- a CDS encoding AraC family transcriptional regulator encodes MRQRTIASHFARAALGGARRQGFDYFPLLQQLGISPELLDEPRARIAPEQFTRLLQALWQNLGDEYLGFGLAPSKPGTFAMMCHALIHCPTLGKALQRGLLFYSLFPDAPSLTLEADGERVRLVLNDSTLRDPDHFLSESLLVVWHRLASWLIGQRIGLEQATFGYAKPAHGAEYDLLFPCPLVFEAPSSSLLFHSRYLNMPLLQDERTLKHFLERSPADLLSRPDDGHSLSSQLRRLLSRDTARWPDLEAAAAHLHISPQTLRRHLREEDTSFQELKDQLRRDIAIYHLGRADLSLQQIAEQLGFSEPSAFHRAFKKWTGVTPGAYRELEN; translated from the coding sequence ATGCGCCAACGCACGATCGCCAGTCACTTCGCCCGCGCAGCCTTGGGCGGCGCACGTCGGCAAGGATTCGACTATTTTCCTCTGCTGCAACAGCTGGGCATCAGCCCTGAGCTGCTGGATGAACCGCGCGCGCGAATTGCGCCGGAACAGTTCACCCGTCTGTTACAGGCGTTGTGGCAAAACCTGGGCGACGAATACCTGGGGTTCGGCCTGGCCCCGAGCAAACCCGGGACCTTCGCGATGATGTGTCACGCACTGATCCACTGCCCGACCCTGGGCAAGGCGCTTCAACGCGGCCTGTTGTTCTACAGCCTGTTCCCCGACGCCCCAAGCCTGACCCTGGAGGCTGACGGCGAGCGGGTGCGACTGGTGCTGAACGACTCGACGCTACGGGACCCGGATCACTTCCTGAGTGAAAGCCTGCTGGTGGTCTGGCATCGCCTCGCCAGTTGGTTGATCGGCCAGCGGATCGGCCTGGAACAGGCGACCTTCGGTTACGCCAAGCCAGCCCACGGCGCCGAATACGATTTGCTGTTTCCCTGTCCGCTGGTGTTCGAAGCGCCCAGCAGCAGCCTGCTGTTTCACAGCCGCTACCTGAATATGCCGCTGCTGCAGGACGAACGAACCCTCAAGCACTTCCTCGAACGCTCCCCCGCCGACCTGCTGTCGCGACCCGACGATGGCCACAGCCTGAGCAGTCAGCTGCGCCGCCTGCTCAGCCGCGACACCGCACGCTGGCCCGACCTGGAAGCCGCGGCCGCCCACCTGCACATCAGTCCCCAGACGTTGCGCCGGCATTTGCGCGAGGAAGACACCAGCTTCCAGGAACTCAAGGATCAGCTGCGGCGGGATATCGCCATCTATCATCTGGGGCGCGCGGATTTGTCGTTGCAGCAGATTGCCGAGCAGTTGGGGTTCTCGGAGCCGTCGGCGTTTCACCGGGCGTTCAAGAAGTGGACGGGGGTGACGCCGGGGGCTTACAGGGAGTTGGAGAACTGA
- a CDS encoding ATP-binding protein has translation MIRSLRLRLMLAAMTLAVLFMLALLPAMQGAFSLALQESIEQRLASDVTTLISAARVENNRLKMPAQLPDERFNLADARLLGYIYDREGRLVWRSKATQEENINYTPRYDGQGNQFARIRENNGQEFFVYDVEIKLLGGQSAAFSIVTLQPVRDYEVTLQGLRDNLYLGFGAALAVLLALLWIGLTWGLRALRRLSQELDEIESGTRESLSTEHPRELLRLTGSLNRLLYSEREQRSRYRDSLDDLAHSLKTPLAVLQGVSEDMARRHEDRGQAWVLQTQIERMSQQIGYQLQRASLRKSGLVRHQVPLRPVLQSLCDTLDKVYRDKRVNVGFDLPEHCQVPIEQGALLEMLGNLLENAYRLCLGEVRVSVHQTLGGTELCIEDDGPGVPPDQRARILQRGERLDRQHPGQGIGLAVVKDIIESYGARLTLGDSELGGAAFRIHFPVV, from the coding sequence GTGATTCGTTCGCTACGGCTGCGGTTGATGCTGGCCGCCATGACCCTGGCGGTGTTGTTCATGCTAGCGCTGTTGCCGGCCATGCAAGGCGCGTTCAGCCTGGCTTTGCAGGAATCCATCGAGCAACGCCTGGCTTCGGACGTGACCACGCTGATTTCCGCTGCCCGGGTGGAAAACAACCGACTGAAGATGCCCGCGCAGTTGCCCGATGAGCGCTTCAACCTCGCCGATGCCCGCTTGCTGGGGTACATCTATGATCGCGAAGGCCGGTTGGTCTGGCGGTCGAAGGCCACCCAGGAAGAGAACATCAATTACACGCCGCGCTATGACGGTCAGGGCAATCAGTTCGCGCGTATCCGCGAAAACAATGGCCAGGAGTTTTTTGTCTATGACGTCGAGATCAAGTTGCTCGGCGGCCAGAGCGCGGCGTTCAGCATCGTCACCCTGCAACCGGTTCGCGACTACGAGGTGACCCTGCAGGGCCTGCGGGACAATCTCTACCTGGGCTTTGGCGCCGCCTTGGCGGTGTTGCTGGCCCTGTTGTGGATCGGCCTGACCTGGGGCCTGCGGGCGCTGCGACGGTTGAGCCAGGAGTTGGACGAAATCGAAAGCGGGACCCGGGAAAGCCTCAGTACCGAGCATCCCCGCGAACTGTTGCGTTTGACCGGTTCCCTCAACCGCTTGCTGTACAGCGAACGTGAGCAGCGCAGCCGTTACCGCGACTCCTTGGATGACCTGGCCCACAGTCTGAAAACCCCCCTGGCGGTGTTGCAGGGAGTCAGCGAGGACATGGCCAGGCGTCACGAGGACCGTGGACAGGCCTGGGTGCTGCAAACCCAGATCGAACGCATGAGCCAGCAGATCGGCTACCAGCTGCAGCGCGCCAGCCTGCGCAAAAGCGGGCTGGTGCGTCATCAGGTGCCCTTGCGCCCGGTGCTGCAAAGCCTGTGTGACACCCTGGACAAGGTCTATCGCGACAAACGGGTGAATGTCGGTTTCGATCTGCCGGAGCACTGCCAGGTGCCGATCGAACAGGGCGCCTTGCTGGAAATGCTCGGCAACCTGCTGGAAAATGCTTATCGGCTTTGCCTGGGGGAGGTGCGCGTCAGCGTGCATCAGACCCTTGGCGGCACGGAGTTGTGCATTGAGGACGACGGGCCGGGCGTGCCACCGGACCAACGTGCGCGGATTCTCCAGCGGGGCGAGCGGCTCGATCGCCAGCATCCAGGGCAGGGCATTGGCCTGGCGGTGGTCAAGGACATCATCGAGAGCTATGGCGCGCGGTTGACCCTGGGGGATTCAGAGCTGGGTGGGGCGGCGTTTCGGATTCATTTTCCGGTGGTGTGA
- a CDS encoding response regulator: MKLLVVEDEALLRHHLQTRLTDSGHVVQAVANAEEALYQVREFNHDLAVIDLGLPGISGLELIRRLRSQDKTFPILILTARGNWQDKVEGLAAGADDYVVKPFQFEELEARLNALLRRSSGFTQSTIVAGPLLLDLNRKQASLGDEPLALTAYEYRILEYLMRHHQQVVAKDRLMEQLYPDDDERDPNVIEVLVGRLRRKLEAPAGFKPIDTVRGLGYLFNERCQ, from the coding sequence ATGAAATTACTGGTCGTCGAAGACGAAGCGTTGTTGCGTCATCACCTGCAAACCCGTCTCACCGACAGCGGGCATGTGGTACAGGCCGTGGCCAATGCCGAGGAGGCCTTGTACCAGGTCCGGGAATTCAACCATGACCTGGCGGTGATCGACCTGGGTTTGCCGGGCATCAGCGGGCTGGAACTGATCCGCCGGTTGCGCTCGCAGGACAAGACGTTTCCGATCCTGATTCTGACCGCCCGTGGCAACTGGCAGGACAAGGTCGAAGGCTTGGCCGCCGGGGCCGATGACTACGTGGTCAAGCCGTTTCAGTTCGAAGAGCTGGAGGCCCGGCTGAACGCCTTGTTGCGTCGCTCCAGCGGCTTCACCCAGTCGACCATCGTGGCCGGTCCGTTGTTGCTCGATCTCAACCGCAAGCAGGCCTCCCTGGGTGACGAGCCCCTGGCGTTGACCGCCTACGAATACCGCATCCTCGAATACCTGATGCGCCATCACCAGCAAGTGGTGGCCAAGGATCGCTTGATGGAGCAGCTTTACCCCGATGACGACGAGCGAGATCCCAATGTCATCGAAGTGTTGGTAGGGCGCCTGCGCCGCAAACTGGAAGCCCCGGCGGGCTTCAAACCGATCGACACCGTGCGGGGCCTGGGCTACCTGTTCAATGAGCGCTGCCAGTGA
- a CDS encoding dienelactone hydrolase family protein, with translation MRRLLAVFLLALSGASHAAIQTQEIPYTTADGTKLIGYYAYDDAVKGPRPGVVVVHEWWGLNDYAKRRARDLAGLGYSALAIDMYGDGKNTEHPKDAMAFMQAALKDGKAASARFQAGLDLLRKQPQTDPDKIAAIGYCFGGKVVLDAARQGVPLAGVVSFHGALVTNTPATPGSVKAKILVEHGALDSMVTEDNVTAFKSEMDKAGADYKFVSLKDAKHGFSNPDADRLSHGEHGGPDIGYNKKADEKSWADMQKFFKKIFG, from the coding sequence ATGCGCAGGTTGCTTGCTGTTTTTCTTCTGGCGCTCAGCGGTGCGAGCCACGCCGCCATCCAGACCCAGGAAATCCCCTACACCACTGCCGACGGCACCAAGCTGATCGGCTACTACGCCTACGATGACGCCGTCAAAGGCCCGCGACCGGGCGTGGTGGTGGTGCATGAGTGGTGGGGGCTGAACGACTATGCCAAGCGCCGCGCCCGTGACCTCGCCGGCCTGGGCTACAGCGCCCTGGCCATCGATATGTATGGCGACGGCAAGAACACCGAGCACCCCAAGGACGCCATGGCGTTCATGCAGGCAGCGCTCAAGGACGGCAAGGCGGCCAGCGCACGTTTCCAGGCCGGGCTCGACTTGCTGAGGAAACAACCCCAGACCGACCCCGACAAAATCGCCGCCATCGGTTACTGCTTCGGCGGCAAGGTAGTGCTCGACGCGGCGCGCCAGGGTGTACCGCTGGCCGGCGTGGTGAGTTTCCACGGCGCACTGGTAACCAACACCCCGGCCACGCCCGGCAGCGTCAAGGCCAAGATTCTCGTGGAGCACGGAGCGCTGGACAGTATGGTCACCGAGGACAACGTCACTGCGTTCAAAAGTGAAATGGACAAGGCCGGTGCCGACTACAAGTTCGTCAGCCTGAAAGACGCCAAGCACGGCTTCAGCAACCCGGACGCCGACCGCCTGAGCCACGGTGAACATGGCGGGCCGGATATTGGCTACAACAAAAAAGCCGATGAAAAGTCTTGGGCGGATATGCAGAAGTTCTTCAAGAAAATCTTTGGCTGA
- a CDS encoding 4'-phosphopantetheinyl transferase superfamily protein has product MNALPDLPACCTPLDDRWLLPEALSDTVLLSTCFDPLLLTGNDFPHSAIEPPASIQRSVAKRQAEFLAGRICARAALRQLDGQTCVPAIGEDRAPVWPAHVSGSITHSTGRAAAIVAHKDHWRGLGMDLENLLDAERAERLAGEILTPPELLRMATLAHDDRALLVTLTFSVKESLFKALYPIVGQRFYFEHAEVLEWTHGGQVRLRLLTDLSAEWRHGSELQAQFGVKDGQLLSLVGIKA; this is encoded by the coding sequence ATGAACGCACTCCCCGACCTCCCCGCCTGCTGCACGCCTCTGGATGATCGATGGCTGTTGCCCGAAGCCCTGTCCGATACAGTGCTGCTGAGCACCTGCTTTGATCCACTGCTGCTGACCGGCAATGACTTCCCCCACAGCGCTATCGAGCCCCCGGCGAGCATCCAGCGGTCGGTGGCCAAGCGTCAGGCTGAATTCCTCGCCGGGCGGATCTGCGCCCGGGCGGCACTGCGCCAGTTGGATGGCCAGACCTGCGTGCCGGCCATCGGCGAGGATCGCGCCCCGGTGTGGCCGGCCCATGTCAGCGGCTCGATCACCCACAGCACCGGCCGGGCAGCGGCCATCGTCGCCCACAAAGACCACTGGCGCGGGCTGGGCATGGACCTGGAAAACCTGCTCGACGCCGAACGCGCCGAGCGCCTGGCCGGTGAAATCCTCACGCCGCCGGAGCTGCTGCGCATGGCAACGCTTGCGCATGACGACCGGGCCTTGCTGGTCACCCTGACCTTTTCAGTGAAGGAAAGCCTGTTCAAGGCCCTGTACCCAATCGTTGGCCAACGCTTTTATTTCGAGCATGCCGAAGTGCTGGAATGGACACACGGCGGACAGGTGCGGCTGCGGCTGCTGACGGACTTGTCGGCCGAGTGGCGTCATGGCAGCGAACTGCAGGCGCAGTTTGGGGTGAAGGATGGGCAGTTATTGAGTTTGGTGGGGATCAAGGCCTGA
- a CDS encoding ATP-binding protein: MNSIFLRIYGGMCAALVLVAVLGVLALHLLNQTRSDQYRERLAHGTFSLMADNLRPMNDTERRRALAVWERLLGIPLVLQTFSQTDLDLGQRTRVLRGQALVEQTGPHAAKVYRLVSDGEQLMLVGEVQQISEQLARATIYLLVDELVRYPVGEQPERLAQLKQEKGFGFDLQLMPVVQADMDEDQRRRVSEGDTVMALGKGGDSIRVFAGMVGTPWVLEIGPLYQMNPYPPQWLVLIAALGLSLIGLIVYLLVRQLERRLRGLESAATQIAQGSLETRVPARGADSVGRLAAAFNGMAEHLQQLLAIQRELVRAVSHELRTPVARLRFGLEMLGSATTAQARDKYLAGMDHDIEDLDRLVDEMLTYARLEQGSPALNFQRVDLDALVNQVIDELGPLRAGITVERGLCLSAADCDGAWVEAEPRFLHRALQNLVGNAMRHASSRVTVSYQVGQLRCRVDVEDDGPGVPEAAWERVFKPFLRLDDSRARASGGHGLGLSIVRRIIHWHDGRALVGKSKSLGGACFSLSWPRHQDRS; encoded by the coding sequence GTGAACTCGATCTTCCTGCGCATTTATGGCGGCATGTGTGCGGCCCTGGTGCTGGTGGCGGTGCTCGGCGTGTTGGCCCTGCATCTGCTCAACCAGACCCGTAGCGACCAATATCGCGAACGCCTGGCCCACGGCACCTTTTCCTTGATGGCCGACAACCTGCGTCCGATGAACGACACCGAGCGTCGGCGGGCATTGGCCGTGTGGGAGCGTCTGCTGGGCATTCCCCTGGTCTTGCAGACGTTCTCCCAGACCGACCTGGACCTCGGCCAACGCACGCGCGTGCTGCGCGGCCAGGCGCTGGTGGAACAGACCGGGCCCCATGCGGCGAAGGTCTATCGGCTGGTCAGCGATGGCGAACAGTTGATGCTGGTGGGAGAGGTCCAGCAGATCAGTGAACAACTGGCCCGGGCGACCATTTATCTGCTGGTCGACGAGTTGGTGCGTTACCCGGTGGGCGAACAGCCCGAACGGCTGGCACAACTCAAGCAGGAGAAAGGCTTCGGGTTTGACCTGCAACTGATGCCCGTGGTCCAGGCGGACATGGACGAAGACCAGCGCCGCCGGGTATCCGAGGGCGACACGGTGATGGCGCTGGGCAAGGGCGGCGATTCGATCCGGGTGTTCGCCGGCATGGTCGGCACGCCGTGGGTGCTGGAGATCGGCCCGCTGTATCAAATGAACCCCTATCCGCCGCAATGGTTGGTGCTGATCGCGGCGCTGGGGCTGAGCCTGATCGGCTTGATCGTCTACCTGTTGGTGCGCCAGTTGGAGCGGCGTTTGCGTGGCCTGGAATCAGCCGCTACGCAAATCGCCCAGGGGAGCCTGGAAACCCGGGTACCGGCCCGGGGAGCCGACTCGGTGGGGCGACTGGCCGCCGCGTTCAACGGCATGGCCGAGCATTTGCAGCAACTGTTGGCGATCCAGCGTGAGCTGGTGCGGGCGGTGTCCCACGAATTGCGTACCCCTGTGGCGCGCCTGCGTTTCGGCCTGGAAATGCTCGGCAGCGCCACCACAGCCCAGGCCCGGGACAAATACCTGGCGGGCATGGACCATGACATCGAGGACCTGGACCGGCTGGTGGACGAGATGCTGACCTACGCGCGGCTGGAACAGGGTTCTCCGGCGTTGAATTTCCAGCGGGTGGATCTGGATGCGCTGGTCAATCAGGTGATCGATGAGCTGGGACCGTTGCGAGCCGGAATCACGGTCGAGCGCGGTCTATGCCTGTCGGCCGCCGACTGTGATGGCGCCTGGGTCGAGGCCGAGCCGCGATTTCTGCACCGTGCCCTGCAGAATCTGGTGGGCAATGCCATGCGTCACGCCAGCTCCCGGGTGACGGTCAGCTACCAGGTGGGCCAGTTGCGTTGTCGGGTGGACGTGGAAGACGACGGGCCCGGCGTGCCGGAGGCGGCGTGGGAGCGGGTGTTCAAGCCTTTTCTGCGCCTGGACGACAGTCGCGCCCGTGCTTCGGGCGGTCATGGCTTGGGGCTATCGATCGTGCGGCGGATCATCCACTGGCATGACGGCCGGGCGCTGGTCGGCAAGAGCAAAAGCCTGGGTGGGGCTTGTTTCAGCTTGAGTTGGCCGAGGCATCAGGATAGGTCTTGA
- a CDS encoding response regulator — MEQEAWQVLIVEDDQRLAELTREYLESNGLRVAIEGNGAVAAARIIAEQPDLVILDLMLPGEDGLSICRKVREHFDGPILMLTARTDDTDQIQGLDLGADDYVCKPVRPRLLLARIQALLRRSEPEPSAPQKQRRLEFGPLVVDNALREAWLQGNGIELTSAEFDLLWLLVANAGRILSREEIFTALRGIGYDGQDRSIDVRISRIRPKIGDDPDHPRLIKTIRSKGYLFVPEACVDTAP; from the coding sequence ATGGAGCAAGAAGCCTGGCAGGTATTGATCGTCGAAGATGACCAGCGTCTGGCCGAGCTGACCCGGGAATACCTCGAAAGCAACGGGCTGCGCGTCGCCATCGAAGGCAACGGCGCCGTGGCGGCGGCGCGGATCATTGCCGAGCAGCCGGACCTGGTGATCCTCGACCTGATGCTGCCCGGCGAAGACGGCCTGAGCATCTGCCGCAAAGTGCGCGAGCATTTCGACGGACCGATCCTGATGCTCACCGCCCGCACCGACGACACCGATCAGATCCAGGGCCTGGATCTGGGCGCCGACGATTACGTGTGCAAACCGGTTCGCCCGCGTTTGCTCCTGGCGCGCATCCAGGCCCTGCTGCGGCGCAGCGAGCCCGAACCGTCCGCGCCGCAAAAGCAGCGGCGCCTGGAGTTCGGCCCGTTGGTGGTGGACAACGCCTTGCGCGAAGCCTGGCTGCAGGGCAACGGCATCGAGCTGACCAGCGCCGAATTCGACTTGCTGTGGCTGCTGGTGGCCAATGCCGGACGCATCCTGTCCCGGGAAGAAATCTTCACCGCCTTGCGCGGCATCGGCTATGACGGCCAGGACCGCTCCATCGATGTGCGCATCTCACGCATTCGCCCCAAGATCGGCGACGACCCGGACCATCCACGGCTGATCAAGACCATCCGCAGCAAAGGCTACCTGTTCGTTCCCGAAGCTTGTGTAGATACCGCGCCGTGA